A genomic window from Brassica oleracea var. oleracea cultivar TO1000 chromosome C8, BOL, whole genome shotgun sequence includes:
- the LOC106312355 gene encoding uncharacterized protein LOC106312355 isoform X1: MSLSTVSSTVPCSRLSPISTTQTKFLTLLAKTQPRRRRHDLSFTPSPILIQPNHHLRHAFSNPKSSFHRPHCSGEAGHSDTTEQSSVTSVDDNEEARRSESSYVALFVRMLGLDNDPLDREQAVEALWKYSLGGKKCVDAIMQFHGCLNLIVALLKSDSTSTCEAAAGLLRSIASVNLYRELVAESGALEEITALLSRPSLATVVKEQSICALWNLTVDEGVREKAADFDILKLLITFLEDDDVNVKEAAGGVLANLALSSSNHKIMVEVGVIPKLAKLLKGENKGSKVIRKEARNVLLELAKDEYYRILVIEEGVVPIPVIGADAYKSFRPDLYSWPSLPDGIKVEQTAKSPSRFGASELLLGLNVDEDVDEVDEAKTKAIVGRTNQQFLARIGAIEFEKEIKSERPGESHKNQNQNQQQLTLLPCVDGVARLVLILGLADEVAVSRAAESVADACINEEMRVSFMEAGAVKPLVQLLANNNKEGVKIPVIRALKNLSLSRTVCKRIEGEGAVPFFINLLKQPEISLSITEQILDVLAHLLDPSKEMESKFYEGPVNGSKADTRKEALDGSVISRLVQIAKTASPNLLRKAISVIEFGAVIDPTMDTIISEDITTVLDVALRQRVLDEPENEDEELEKHLLELEEAGLTISAASRLLTKLLDSESFRQTLDVTLFSELLRKILRSNLPLHYKDWVASCLVKLTSLSSPSSSLNNPVNVEVTLYKTIPSLVEQMSFSSTPEAKEAAVLELNKIVSEGVPEATQALASHGGVEPLVKLLEERNERCVEASLSVLYNLSMDSENHTAIIRAGAVPVLRRIVMSQRPQWEKALRLLRDLPV; this comes from the exons ATGTCACTCTCCACAGTATCTTCCACCGTTCCTTGTTCCCGTCTATCCCCAATCTCAACCACACAAACCAAGTTCCTCACTCTCTTAGCCAAAACACAACCTAGAAGAAGAAGACACGACCTCTCCTTCACCCCTTCTCCAATACTTATCCAACCGAATCATCATCTCCGTCACGCTTTCTCCAATCCCAAATCGAGTTTCCACCGTCCCCACTGCAGTGGAGAAGCCGGACACTCCGACACCACAGAACAAAGCTCCGTAACTTCT GTTGATGACAATGAAGAAGCGAGAAGAAGCGAAAGCTCCTACGTGGCCTTGTTCGTGCGGATGCTCGGTTTAGACAACGACCCTCTCGACAGAGAACAAGCCGTAGAAGCCCTATGGAAGTACTCTCTAGGCGGGAAGAAATGCGTCGACGCGATAATGCAGTTCCACGGTTGTCTGAATCTCATCGTCGCTCTTCTCAAATCCGATTCCACCTCCACCTGCGAAGCTGCCGCGGGTCTGCTACGGTCTATCGCTTCCGTGAATCTGTACAGAGAGCTTGTCGCTGAGAGTGGAGCCTTGGAGGAGATAACAGCTCTCTTAAGCAGGCCTTCGTTAGCTACAGTTGTGAAAGAGCAAAGCATATGTGCTTTGTGGAATCTGACTGTGGACGAAGGAGTTAGAGAGAAAGCTGCAGACTTTGACATCCTTAAGCTGCTCATTACTTTCCTGGAAGATGATGATGTGAATGTTAAGGAAGCAGCTGGTGGAGTCTTGGCTAATTTAGCTCTTAGCAGCTCTAACCACAAGATTATGGTGGAAGTAGGAGTCATACCCAAACTGGCAAAACTGTTGAAAGGCGAGAACAAAGGGTCTAAAGTGATCAGAAAAGAAGCGAGGAATGTGCTTTTGGAGCTTGCTAAAGATGAATACTACAGGATTCTTGTTATTGAGGAAGGTGTTGTGCCCATTCCTGTAATCGGTGCAGATGCTTACAAGTCGTTTAGACCGGATCTTTACTCATGGCCTAGCTTACCAGACGGGATCAAAGTCGAGCAGACAGCAAAATCACCTTCTAGATTCGGCGCATCCGAGCTTCTCCTCGGTTTAAACGTTGACGAGGACGTGGACGAAGTAGATGAAGCTAAAACTAAAGCGATAGTCGGGAGGACGAACCAGCAGTTCCTTGCTCGTATTGGAGCTATTGAGTTCGAGAAGGAGATCAAATCCGAACGTCCAGGGGAATCACACAAGAATCAGAATCAGAATCAGCAGCAGCTGACCCTTCTTCCTTGTGTAGATGGTGTGGCTCGTTTGGTGTTGATTCTCGGATTGGCTGACGAAGTGGCTGTGTCGAGAGCTGCGGAGTCGGTTGCTGACGCGTGTATCAACGAGGAGATGAGGGTTTCGTTCATGGAAGCTGGAGCTGTGAAGCCTCTTGTTCAGCTTTTAGCTAACAATAACAAAGAGGGTGTTAAGATACCTGTCATCCGTGCTTTGAAAAACTTGTCTCTTAG CCGCACTGTTTGCAAGAGGATTGAAGGTGAAGGTGCTGTACCGTTTTTTATTAATCTTCTGAAACAGCCAGAGATCTCACTAAGCATTACTGAACAG ATTCTGGATGTACTTGCTCATCTTTTAGATCCTAGCAAGGAAATGGAATCAAAG TTTTATGAAGGACCAGTGAATGGATCAAAAGCAGACACTAG AAAGGAAGCTCTGGACGGTTCTGTTATCTCTCGGCTCGTCCAGATAGCGAAAACAGCGTCTCCTAACCTGCTGAGGAAGGCAATCTCCGTGATCGAGTTTGGTGCGGTCATTGATCCAACCATGGACACGATCATCTCCGAGGATATCACAACTGTTCTTGATGTTGCTCTCCGTCAGAGAGTCCTTGACG AACCTGAAAATGAAGATGAGGAGTTAGAGAAACACTTGCTTGAGCTAGAAGAAGCTGGTTTGACGATTTCAGCTGCTTCGAGGCTACTAACAAAACTTCTCGACTCTGAGTCGTTTCGCCAAACTCTGGATGTGACTCTCTTCTCGGAGCTGCTGAGGAAGATCCTGAGATCAAACCTCCCTTTACACTACAAAGACTGGGTCGCATCTTGTCTTGTGAAACTCACCTCTCTCTCATCTCCCTCCTCGTCCCTCAACAACCCAGTCAACGTTGAG GTAACTCTGTACAAGACGATCCCAAGTCTAGTGGAACAGATGAGCTTCTCCTCAACTCCAGAAGCGAAAGAAGCAGCGGTTTTGGAACTGAACAAGATAGTCTCAGAGGGAGTTCCAGAGGCGACACAAGCGCTTGCTTCACATGGAGGGGTAGAGCCGCTGGTGAAGCTTCTAGAAGAGAGGAACGAGCGGTGCGTAG
- the LOC106312355 gene encoding uncharacterized protein LOC106312355 isoform X2 has translation MLGLDNDPLDREQAVEALWKYSLGGKKCVDAIMQFHGCLNLIVALLKSDSTSTCEAAAGLLRSIASVNLYRELVAESGALEEITALLSRPSLATVVKEQSICALWNLTVDEGVREKAADFDILKLLITFLEDDDVNVKEAAGGVLANLALSSSNHKIMVEVGVIPKLAKLLKGENKGSKVIRKEARNVLLELAKDEYYRILVIEEGVVPIPVIGADAYKSFRPDLYSWPSLPDGIKVEQTAKSPSRFGASELLLGLNVDEDVDEVDEAKTKAIVGRTNQQFLARIGAIEFEKEIKSERPGESHKNQNQNQQQLTLLPCVDGVARLVLILGLADEVAVSRAAESVADACINEEMRVSFMEAGAVKPLVQLLANNNKEGVKIPVIRALKNLSLSRTVCKRIEGEGAVPFFINLLKQPEISLSITEQILDVLAHLLDPSKEMESKFYEGPVNGSKADTRKEALDGSVISRLVQIAKTASPNLLRKAISVIEFGAVIDPTMDTIISEDITTVLDVALRQRVLDEPENEDEELEKHLLELEEAGLTISAASRLLTKLLDSESFRQTLDVTLFSELLRKILRSNLPLHYKDWVASCLVKLTSLSSPSSSLNNPVNVEVTLYKTIPSLVEQMSFSSTPEAKEAAVLELNKIVSEGVPEATQALASHGGVEPLVKLLEERNERCVEASLSVLYNLSMDSENHTAIIRAGAVPVLRRIVMSQRPQWEKALRLLRDLPV, from the exons ATGCTCGGTTTAGACAACGACCCTCTCGACAGAGAACAAGCCGTAGAAGCCCTATGGAAGTACTCTCTAGGCGGGAAGAAATGCGTCGACGCGATAATGCAGTTCCACGGTTGTCTGAATCTCATCGTCGCTCTTCTCAAATCCGATTCCACCTCCACCTGCGAAGCTGCCGCGGGTCTGCTACGGTCTATCGCTTCCGTGAATCTGTACAGAGAGCTTGTCGCTGAGAGTGGAGCCTTGGAGGAGATAACAGCTCTCTTAAGCAGGCCTTCGTTAGCTACAGTTGTGAAAGAGCAAAGCATATGTGCTTTGTGGAATCTGACTGTGGACGAAGGAGTTAGAGAGAAAGCTGCAGACTTTGACATCCTTAAGCTGCTCATTACTTTCCTGGAAGATGATGATGTGAATGTTAAGGAAGCAGCTGGTGGAGTCTTGGCTAATTTAGCTCTTAGCAGCTCTAACCACAAGATTATGGTGGAAGTAGGAGTCATACCCAAACTGGCAAAACTGTTGAAAGGCGAGAACAAAGGGTCTAAAGTGATCAGAAAAGAAGCGAGGAATGTGCTTTTGGAGCTTGCTAAAGATGAATACTACAGGATTCTTGTTATTGAGGAAGGTGTTGTGCCCATTCCTGTAATCGGTGCAGATGCTTACAAGTCGTTTAGACCGGATCTTTACTCATGGCCTAGCTTACCAGACGGGATCAAAGTCGAGCAGACAGCAAAATCACCTTCTAGATTCGGCGCATCCGAGCTTCTCCTCGGTTTAAACGTTGACGAGGACGTGGACGAAGTAGATGAAGCTAAAACTAAAGCGATAGTCGGGAGGACGAACCAGCAGTTCCTTGCTCGTATTGGAGCTATTGAGTTCGAGAAGGAGATCAAATCCGAACGTCCAGGGGAATCACACAAGAATCAGAATCAGAATCAGCAGCAGCTGACCCTTCTTCCTTGTGTAGATGGTGTGGCTCGTTTGGTGTTGATTCTCGGATTGGCTGACGAAGTGGCTGTGTCGAGAGCTGCGGAGTCGGTTGCTGACGCGTGTATCAACGAGGAGATGAGGGTTTCGTTCATGGAAGCTGGAGCTGTGAAGCCTCTTGTTCAGCTTTTAGCTAACAATAACAAAGAGGGTGTTAAGATACCTGTCATCCGTGCTTTGAAAAACTTGTCTCTTAG CCGCACTGTTTGCAAGAGGATTGAAGGTGAAGGTGCTGTACCGTTTTTTATTAATCTTCTGAAACAGCCAGAGATCTCACTAAGCATTACTGAACAG ATTCTGGATGTACTTGCTCATCTTTTAGATCCTAGCAAGGAAATGGAATCAAAG TTTTATGAAGGACCAGTGAATGGATCAAAAGCAGACACTAG AAAGGAAGCTCTGGACGGTTCTGTTATCTCTCGGCTCGTCCAGATAGCGAAAACAGCGTCTCCTAACCTGCTGAGGAAGGCAATCTCCGTGATCGAGTTTGGTGCGGTCATTGATCCAACCATGGACACGATCATCTCCGAGGATATCACAACTGTTCTTGATGTTGCTCTCCGTCAGAGAGTCCTTGACG AACCTGAAAATGAAGATGAGGAGTTAGAGAAACACTTGCTTGAGCTAGAAGAAGCTGGTTTGACGATTTCAGCTGCTTCGAGGCTACTAACAAAACTTCTCGACTCTGAGTCGTTTCGCCAAACTCTGGATGTGACTCTCTTCTCGGAGCTGCTGAGGAAGATCCTGAGATCAAACCTCCCTTTACACTACAAAGACTGGGTCGCATCTTGTCTTGTGAAACTCACCTCTCTCTCATCTCCCTCCTCGTCCCTCAACAACCCAGTCAACGTTGAG GTAACTCTGTACAAGACGATCCCAAGTCTAGTGGAACAGATGAGCTTCTCCTCAACTCCAGAAGCGAAAGAAGCAGCGGTTTTGGAACTGAACAAGATAGTCTCAGAGGGAGTTCCAGAGGCGACACAAGCGCTTGCTTCACATGGAGGGGTAGAGCCGCTGGTGAAGCTTCTAGAAGAGAGGAACGAGCGGTGCGTAG